From the Pangasianodon hypophthalmus isolate fPanHyp1 chromosome 18, fPanHyp1.pri, whole genome shotgun sequence genome, the window GTATCTGCAGAAATTTCAATTATTGCCCAGCTCTATTTTGAACCCTTAATTTGGCAAATGAGATACTAATATATACACACGGTAAACAAGTGACAACTCAAAAGACACAGCagacacatatatacattaaaaataaccccaataatgtttgtgtttgctgaTATGAATGCAGAGTAAGAAGGTGGTCAGAGCAgtaagaaagaaataagaactataatcacatttacactgttttttccttttctttaataaaaaaggtGAAAAGATTATAGCGGTCCCATGTCACCACATGAATCTCTGCACTGCAGGGCTATCAGGCCACTGGAATGTCTTCTGGATGAAGATGTAGATCGTCGCAGCATTGACTGCTGTATACAGAGCAAATTCAAGCAGCAGTCTGGGGAGGGATGAAAGAGGGACATGGATGCGGTACAGCAGATATGGCAGGATAAAATAGCGGAACTCAAGAAGCTTCTGCGGAACCGTAGCTGCCACCAGACACACGCAAAATGCCAAGATCCAAAACAGCGACTTGGAATTCAGTGTGTCCATAAAGTTCCATGCTGCAAACATATATGCAGGAACGAGGAGGAAGCGAACCAGCTCATGCTTCTGGAAAATTCTCTTCCATACGTAGAAGGGAAAATGCCTGTTGTCCGCTAATAAGTACTTGTGGACAAACGTGAACTTCCAGACCAggaacagagacagagctgTGATCAGGAGAAAGAGGAAAGGATGCCTCCGGAGAGACTGCACAAATCTAACAAGCCTGTGGTAACAAAGGGATATAGGAAGGGAGAAGATCAACGTGAAggagaagaaataaaacagctgaGGGGCGTTCAGGCAGGCTTCATGACTGGTCCTGTCCCCAACCACAATCCCATCATTCAACACCACAAAGACAACAAAGCCCAAAGCGACTACACCATAAGGCCAGGTTGATAAAATCACACTCTTTATGTTGACTGGCGATGTGAGGTATTTCAGTAAAAAGTGCGCTAGTCTCATCACACTGCTAAGCTGCAATGAGATCTGCGATGACGATTTCTCATCCCTCTTTTTCGACTGTTCCACCCTCCAGGCCTCGTCCATTTTCTGAGCCACGACCGTCCCGGCACAGAAAGCCACCCAGATGATGTTGGTCTGGCGGAACAGGATGGCGCAGATGCCCAGCAGAGCTGAAGCTTTGTGGCACCTGTACAGACACATGAGGTAGGCGAAGAGAATGAAGAAGGTGGAGCCGGCGTCTGTGTAGTAGAGGAATGTGAAGAAGTAGAGCACTGGGAAGGAGGACAGAGCCAGAGCAGAGAGCACACGCCGTCCAGTCGCACGGGactacaagaaaaaaagagagggaaacaCTGGGGTGAGAACAAGGACACTTAATATATTAGGGTCCAAAAGTATGAGGCTAATCCTGCTTTTATGTAATCGCTTAAGAAATGTGAATGCAGATTTATAccaattctcaaatctgattggtcagaaggtgttgattaattttctctaacagcagcgcCAACTGTTattgaaatcacaggtttaaatgaATAGACTGGTTCTAACAtcctattgtttctatagcaacaactcctTCACATGGGCTTATGGCAGACCCTGCATATTATGAAAGGATAatcataaatggattaaactgtgttatttcacaaagaaaaaaaatatagttgttgatatggtgaattttgaAAGGAGTCTTGTGCGTCAGCACTTTTTAACAGTCTTTTAAGTTTTCCACaatgggaaagttttcaggactgagcattttttttttaacttaaaaaagaGAGTGTGGTGAGCAGATACAATatcagtgataacaggaactaactttagacaacattaaatgtaactacgaACAGTTACGTAGATAAAAGCCCAATGtgtcattcagtaataaattaaaaattgtaatcccCGGCAAACTGCTATGGTATAAGtgcagtaaaacactttgggacatgctgttggACAGATGGATTTTTTATACTCTCATAAGGAATAATGGAACAGAAAGAATAACGGTAAAGATAAATACCTTGTCCTTGGGGTGTATTTTGCAAATGAGGAGATAGAGGATGTAGAGATTGCCACAGTTGAAAAGCACGTTGATAAAGCGCAGCATGGCAGTGGAGCACAAGGCTGTTCCTGTCCAACCCACCAACCACATGACCGGTTTAATCACTCCGACCGACAGCAGGTACAGACCAGGCAGCGTGGTGATCATAGGGTCCCACTGAGGAAAACACCAATGCCACTATTTACCAACACAGCCTGAGAAACATCCAGAAACTCTAAGAGTGTTCAGGCAAGACACTCCAGGCAGAAATGACAATTTTTCATCATGtcaattatttttcagttttttaaattacatttacaacatgTGCTCTttaaactgtagtaataaaCCTATCAAAGCGTTTGAAGaaggctttaagctccgcctACTTGGAGCAATCACATCATGACTTATATCCCTGAAAAGGCTGTTTCCTGATTATAAATATCAAATTGTGTGTCATTCTGATAAGCATGCCATGTAACTAGGGTGGGAACACATTAAACCACTTTGGTGTTTTAAGACGCTTCAGTCAAAATCAGTTTTTTCTATGTTCAGAAGCAAAAATCTTtagtattacaaaaaaaaaaaaagtataatattttacatgttcattccTATTCCTAATTAGAAGGATATTACAATGTTGATTTTTGGttaatttacattatattttatactaaaaatggcataaaaatattttttataacagtgcaTGATAACTAAACAACAAAGAAATGAGTCTTGAGTCTTTGTGTATTCTCTCTGCGTGtgagtgggtttcctctgggttctccagtttcctcccacctctgaaAAACATGCCAGGAGGTGGACTGGTGACTCAGAAATTACCCCTAAGTGTGAAcgcgtgtgtttgtgtatttgtgcttgtgtgtgtgtttggtgccatgcaatggactgacatcccattcagggtgtattccggCTTTGTGCAGCGTTCCCAggatagtctccagatccaccgtgaccgtgaccaggataaagcagttactgaagaaatGTTTGAATGAGATGATATTCCAAACAAACCTTTCTGTTTGTTGAGAGAGTGTCATCACAgtgaaatgaatatttttatattatcttATTACATCAAAAGACTGGATTTGTGGTTTtattaaaccaattttttttttaaaaatccatatatatatacagtactgtggaAAGTCTTAGGCACTTTCCACAGTATGAAATTTGTTATAATGCTTCTGcgttattgagtcagtacaaaaaaagctttttatttccaacaaaaatgaaatcttaCAGAAAGATTCTtgtgtgtcagtaaagaaagcaacatattacttAACAGACCACTTTCcagacaaataaacataatgaatcctgctgggttttgcatgcaaaacaacaaacaaacaaacaaacaagtgcaacagtcaaagtctccgtGGCAGATTCTGCAAGATGCTCGATAAAACGTATCAgctaatttctttataaaactgcacaaactctCCCAgagactactgatgcatttttaagcaaaggggttgtcacaccaaatatagactttgttttagtttatcactgtttaatgctctttacagtattttaatgcagaaacggtttcattattttttaaggcatcttttacagcatttctttgtatgcacagtactgtatatactttttCCAATATAAAGGATGTTTAGAAAATGAATATGAGCAATCAGTTGGTATCTAATGATATCTTTT encodes:
- the alg10 gene encoding dol-P-Glc:Glc(2)Man(9)GlcNAc(2)-PP-Dol alpha-1,2-glucosyltransferase gives rise to the protein MERFEGYIFPVVCSTNFLISCLLFSKITQEQRESYMDEIFHVPQAQKYCEEKFNEWDPMITTLPGLYLLSVGVIKPVMWLVGWTGTALCSTAMLRFINVLFNCGNLYILYLLICKIHPKDKSRATGRRVLSALALSSFPVLYFFTFLYYTDAGSTFFILFAYLMCLYRCHKASALLGICAILFRQTNIIWVAFCAGTVVAQKMDEAWRVEQSKKRDEKSSSQISLQLSSVMRLAHFLLKYLTSPVNIKSVILSTWPYGVVALGFVVFVVLNDGIVVGDRTSHEACLNAPQLFYFFSFTLIFSLPISLCYHRLVRFVQSLRRHPFLFLLITALSLFLVWKFTFVHKYLLADNRHFPFYVWKRIFQKHELVRFLLVPAYMFAAWNFMDTLNSKSLFWILAFCVCLVAATVPQKLLEFRYFILPYLLYRIHVPLSSLPRLLLEFALYTAVNAATIYIFIQKTFQWPDSPAVQRFMW